TCCCACGCCCTCCCCGAGCCGTTGCGCGCCCGCGCCCTGGAGCGCCTCGCCGGCCGCCTCACCGACGGCGTCCTCACCATCGCCGCCAGCGAGCACCGCGCCCAGCTCGCCAACCGCGAAGCCGCCCGCGCCCGCCTGACAGCCCTGCTACGCGAAGCCATCGCTCCGCCCCCGCCCCCACGCCGCCCCACCAAGATGAGCAAAGGCGCGAAACAGCGCCGCCTCGACGCGAAGAAGCACCGCGGCGCCCTGAAACAACTCCGCCGCGGCGCCCACGACTGACCACCCCGCGCCGCGTCCCGCGCGCCTCTCCGGCGCCGATCTTGCGCGAGCTGTGGGTACGACACGCACTATCCGGGCAAATCCCTAACACTTCGCGCAAGATCGACGTGATCTTGGCGGGGTTGCAGCGGGGTCAGGTGCGGGATTGGCGGACTTCGGGGGTTACGGGGGCGGTGGCGGCCAGGCGGAGGAAGAGGTCGCAGGCGGTTTGGGCCTGGACGCGGCGCTGGTAGGCGCGGCTGGCGATGGCTACGGCGCCGGGGGCGGCGTCCAGGCGCCAGGCCCAGGCGAGGCGGCTGACGCGGTGGATGACCGGCTCGACCTCGGTGACGGCGGCGCGGACCTCGTCCACGGCGCGCAGGCAGGCGTCCACATCGGGGAAGCCGGTGCCGGAGCGGCCGAGGTCACGGTTGTTGCTGGACAGCAGCCGCCAGGTGACGCCGGCGCACGCCCGCTCGTAGAACTCGAAGCGAGCGGTCAACGTCTTCCCCCATGCGGCCGGTTTATCCGATCACATGACGTTCGCCCGCCGAGATGGACGGCTGCTGTCGTGGGGATGAACAGCGTACGTCCCGGTGGGCGAAGAGACGGTCACAGCACCTCACCGCGCAGTTGGGGGAAGACCTTACCCACCTTGCCCAGCAGGTACTCGCCGTACGTGCCGGTGAAAGCGCGCAGGTCCTGACCGTCCCAGCGGGGCCGGCCGGACGCGTCGGTGCGGGCCCGGCCGGGCAGCGGCGGCACGGCCGCCGAGAAGTCGGGATCGAAGAAGAACGGGAACGACAGGCGCTCGTTGCCGCTGACGTTGCGCACCCGGTGCGGGGTGGACCGGTAGTACCCGCCGGTCAGCCGGTCCAGCATGTCGCCGATGTTGCAGACGAACGTGCCCGGGACCGGCGGCGCGTCGACCCAGCCGCGCGGCGTGTGCACCTGCAGGCCGCCGTTCTCGTCCTGGGCCAGCAGGGTGAGCAGGCCGTAGTCGGTGTGCTCGCCGACGCCCCAGCCGTCGTCCCCGGACGGCGCCGGCGGGTAGTGGAAGATCCGGAACAGCACGGTCGGGTCGGCGGTGTAACCACTCGCGAAGTAGTCATCGGGCAGGTCCAGGCTCGCCGCGACGGCGCGCATCACGTCCTGCGCGACGCGCGTCAGCGCGGCCGCATACGCCGGGACCAGCTCGGCCAGGGCCGGGACCTGGCGGGGGTACAGGCTGGAGCCGTGCAGCGGCAGACCGGCGAGGACGCGAGGGTCGTCATCGGGCAGGTCGAGGCCGAAGTACAGGCCCTCCTTGAGGTCCGGGCGGCCCGAGGTCAGCTCGCCTCCCACCGGGAAGAAGCCACGCCAGGCCCGGCCGCCGCGGGCCATGGCGATCTCCATCTTGGCGTCCTCGGGCAGCGCGAAGAACTCCCGCGCCGCCGCGTCGAGTGACTTCAGCAGCTCGGCGGGCACGCCGTGTCCGCTCAGGTAGAAGAAGCCGCTGTCGCGGCATGCCGCCTGGATCGCGGCTGCCACGGTGGCACGGTCGGCGGACAGGTCGATGATCGGCAGCGCGGCACCCATGCCGCCATTCTCACCCCCACATCCCCACTGCTGGGGCGGCGGCCCAACTCCGGCATGAACCGGCCCGCGCCCGAGGGACGCGGGCCGGTGCCGGCTAGAGGACCACGGAGCAGCCGGGGCAGCGCGACAGGGCTCCCCCGCGGGCCACGACGAACTCGTGGAACCCGTCGAATCTGTTCATGTCCTTACCTCCGACCCCCCACTACGCGGCAGGGCGCCAAAGGGTTGCGGCTCATCATCCCGGCGGCCCGCCCGGCCCACAGCCCCGGTCGGGGCACGGGCCGGGCGGGAGCCCGATCAGAACACGCTCCAGCAGCCGGGCAGGCGATACCGTCCCGGAGGAAGACCGACGGTGGTGACGGCGCCGTCCGGCCCCTGACGTCTGTTGATCGTGTCGTCGCCGCGCCAGAACAACTCCGTGCCCCGGTAGCAGATGAGGAAGTTCGGGCTCATCGGCGTGGCTGCCGGCGGCACGTCGTGGCGGCGCACCACCCGGCCGTCGGTCACCGAGATCTGGACGAAGGCCACGATGCTCCCGGCCGGTGACTCCTCCCGCACCTCGATCGCGGCGGTGCCGTCCGCGGTGGGGTGGATCGCCGCGAGCGGCACCACGCGCCGGCGCACCCCCTCGGCCGGGCGCAGCGAGCCGCTGATGTCGACGGCGAGCGGCCGCACTGCACCGGTCCGCGGATCGACCACCTCGACCCCGACTTTGCCGCCCTTGCCTGTGTCGGCCATGCGCAGCACCTCACCGGTGTCCAGCACACCGCTGATGCTCCATCCGGCCTCGCGGGCGGGCGCCGGGAACTCGGTCCAGTCCGGCACGGAGTACAGGCTGTAGCGATCGGACATGCCCCGGTAGCCGAGCAGCCAGTTGCCCGTGGGAGACCAGCGGACCACCAGGGCGCCCGGCAGCACCCGCTCGGCTGTGCCGGCCAGGTCCCGGACGACCGCGCCGTCCGGGGTGGGCCACAGCAGCCAGCGGCCGTCCGGGGACAGCTCGGCCGGGTTGCCGCTCCTGATGTTGGGGAACGTCGTGCGATACCACGATCCTCCGGCGAGCACGTCCGCCCGTACCTTGCCCGGCTCCGAGGTCAGGTCGTAGCGCAGCAGCGAGGCGGGGCCGACGCCCCGGTCGCGCGGCAGGGCGGCGACGTCGGGGCCTGGCTCGGGCACCTGCGTGGGCATCGGCGGCACCTGCGCCGGCGCGGACACCGAAGGGCTGGGCGAGGCGGTGCCGGTCAGCGGCGGCGGCACGGTGTCGCCGCCGCGCACCGCGAACAGCACCCCGACCAGGGCGAGTGGCAGCACCGCCAGCGCCGCGCCCACCGCGATCCGGCGCGCCCGCGAGCGCCGGGCCCGGACCACGGCCGCTTCCGCGTCGGCGTACTGGCCGGCCTGTTCGGCGAACATCGGCAGCGCCGCACGCAGCTTTGCCAGCGCGGCGTGCGCCTGGCTCTTGACCGTAGTCATCGAACTAAAAAAGCCACATCCACTGCGACTTTCGAAAGACACGTTGCACATCTCCAGTCGAGTCGGCAGCTTTGCAAAGATCGCTATTGCCCGTCTGGCACCAATGAGGTCAAACGCCACGACGCGATCGAGTTCGCCATAACCATCACCTACGGGGACACCACAACCAAGCGACCGCCACCCGCAACGTAGACCACCGGGGTCTACGTAGCTCGCCCGCGAGATTGGATGGTGCGCTAGGCGCATAGATCGTTTTGCGCTTCCTCCGTCTCATCTGGAAAGATGTGGCTCCTCGCGCGACACTCAGGAGACATCGATGGCGATTGACACGCTTCGGGCCGCAATAGCACAACGTCGCGTGGTCACCTTCTTCTACAAGGGATATTCCCGCAGTGTCATCCCAATGGCAGTCGGACAATCTCGCGATAACACGTGGATGCTTAGAGGTCAACAGGTTGCAGGCGGGTCGTCCTCTGGTGGCACGAGCATCGACGCGCCCAAGCTCTTCAAGATCGCCGAAGTGATGGATATCGCGGTTTCGAACGACACGTTTGCCGTTCCCTCTCAATACCGCCCTGGCGACAGCGCCTTTGTGGTCATTGAGGCCGAACTCTAGATCCGAGAGATCATTTCCAACTGCGGAAACACCCCCTTAACCGAGGACTGGAGCTGAAGGAGACAGAGATGCGGCTCGCCTCCGTCAAAGTATCTGGGTTTCGCAGCCTTCGTCAGGTCGGACCGATCCCACTCCGACGGCCAACCATTCTTGCTGGACACAACGACGCAGGCAAGACGGCCGTCATTGATGCAATCGCATTTCTCCTGGGCGACTACCAGATCACCGATGATGATCCGACGTTCATGGCCCTTACGTCAGATGCGGATACCGAACGTAAGCGAGTCGACTCCATTGAGGTCCGTGGCGAGTTTCTGCCATCGGAATCTGAACGAACAGAACTGGGCCTGCCAGAACGCATCGCCATCCGTCGGATCTGGAGCGAGGGCGGCAACCTGCGCCTCGAGTCAGAGGAGCAGGTGCCCCAAGACGCGCGCCTTCGGGGCATCGCATCCAAGACCATGCCTGCCCTGCGGGAGATCGCGCGCGACTTCAGCGTCACGGTACCGGCAGGTTCCTTGAAGCCCGTGTGGGTCAAAACCTTAGAGGACTTCGCCAAAACCCAATCGGCCGTGATCGGTTGGACGCCGGTCCGTCCGGATGTTCGAGATGCCATGCCCCGGCTTTTGCGATTCGGTGAAGCGGGATCGGTCGAGGCGGCAGTTAAGGCTGCACTAAATGATCGATACCGGGAACATCTCGATAGTGACGAATTTAAGCTGCAGGTCAAGGAACTTGAGCAGAGGCTCCAGAACTGCATTCTGGACGACGCAAATGACCTAATCTCGCACATCAAGGTTCGGTGCACTGACCTCGTCTCGGTTACCGTTGAGCCAGACGTTTCGTTCAAAGGAGGCCTCCAGCGAACGCGACTCCGACTCGCTCGTACCGATGGCGAGGAAGTGCCGCTGACATCGGTTGGCTCTGGTCGAAGCCGGCGAATTAGCCTTGCGATTTGGGAGTGGACGAGCGACATACTTCGTCGTGATGTGGACTCGGGCGCCGCATATAGCGAAGAACGCGATGTAGTGATCGTTTACGACGAGCCTGATACCCACCTCGACTATCTGCAACAAAGACGAGTGATGGAGCTGATTCGCGAGCAATGCGACTTGCCAGGCGTTGCGATGGTCGTTGCTACCCACTCCATGAACCTGATCGATGGAGCTGCGATCGATGACATCATCCACCTACAACTGGTCGACGAGCGCACTGTGGCGAAGCGGCTGCTCGACGACTCAAGTGATGCGGCAAATACTCAGCACTTGGCTGACATAGCAGCCGCTCTCGGACTTCGCAACACCGTACTGCTGCACGAGCGATGCTTTGTGGGAGTGGAAGGAGCATCTGAACAACAAGCGTTCCCAATCCTCTTCAAACTCGCCACAGGGCGATCCTTGCAGGCCGCTGGCGTGGTTATTGTTGCTTGCAACAACAATGAAGGCGCACTCAACTTTGTTGGCTATCTCGCGCGAAGCGGGCGGCAAACGCTTATGATCGTCGATGCCGACAGTGGGAGAAATCGGCTTTTCAGTGATACCAGGTTAGCTTCCGTTGGTCTGAGAAAGGAGCACTGTCACTGGCTGGGACTTCCCGATAAAGAGCTTGAGTACCTCTTCACCGATAAACAGTGGGCTGACGTTGGCAACAGGGTATGGCGCAGAAATGATGCCGCTAATTGGACGTCGGAGAACATCTCCGCGCTACGCGGTGCAGCTAAGTTTAGTAAAGCACTAGAGGATCTTTTTGCCACCGAGAGCGACACTGGACCGGCGTCTAAGACTGAGCTTGTGTACGAACTCTCTCGAAGCCTGACAAGGCCAGAAGACATTCCCAAGGAGCTCCGAGATGCCTTCAGTAAACTAGTCGGCATGGCGGCGCTTGATCGGTGATGCACGGTGGGCACGACGCCACAGCATTCTTGCCTTACGCTGTGCAGGGGTAGGTGCCTCCCAAAGATGCCAGCGCTTGGCCGGCGTCCATTGATGACCATGGCTCTCTTGGAGCACGCCACACCACCTGCACGCATTCGGCTCAGGTGGCGATTCGTGGCGCACCCGGGTATGGAACTCCATCGTCGCACCTCCTCGTCCATCCACCATGACACATGCGTATGACAGTTTGTAGTGCCTCGACAGACCCAACGACTGATCAAATGCGGCCACGGCCGCCACTGTCAGACGCGCCTTGCGCTGGGCAAGTCCGCCACGGCCCTGGCGAGCTCGGCGTGTTGCGGTCGCGGAGCGAAGAACAGCAGCCCTGGTTGGAGTGTGTTGTTCGAGGCGGCGAAGTATGGCGTGGCTACGGGAAGGAGCCCTTCGTCCGCCCCAACGCCAGGGAAAGGCCGTACGCGCTCAACAGCGCGAGGCCGGCGGTGCCTGCACCCGCGCTCTGATGGAAGCTAAGACTTTGAGGATCGGGACCGAACGGCCGATACCACTCTGAGCGCGGCCTCCGCCATGTCTTCATGCTCCCAGACGCGAATAGTCAACCATCCAGCATCCGCGAGAGCCTGGTCTGTGCTGCGGTCACGCGCCCGGTTGCGCTCGACTTTCGCGGACCAGTACTCGCCGTTAGCTCTTGGAGCTCGATGATGGCTCGGGCAGCCGTGCCAGAAGCATCCGTCGAGGTACACCGCCACCTTCTGGCGGCTGAACACCATGTCCGCCGTGCGGCGCACCTCCAGCAGAGGCCGAGAGCACACACGATACCGCAGGCCGAGCGCATGAACCGCTCGCCGCAGGGCCAGCTCAGGTTTCGTGTCACGGCTGCGGTTCGCCCGCATGCTGGCACGGGTTCCGTCGCTCGTGGCCCACGACTCTGGTCTCTCGGTCGCCTTCACTCCGCCTTCCCGTTCAAGCCGATTCGTACCGCCCACGGGATCCCTGCCATCGCCCAATACCGCGAGACTCATGGAACGAGGATCACGGCAGCGGGTATCGGGAACCGCCTCACCGCGTCGACACGACAACGAGTCGTCACCGACGCAAGGAGCCACTCCCTATCACCCTAACGGAATACTCGCACATCTCGACTCCTCGACCAGCCCTATGCGAGCTTGAGAATCACGTCGATCGAGCATTCCCAGGATTTGAGGTTCATCCTGGGCCAGCATACGTGCAACTACACCGTCTCGGGACTGGAGCTGTTGACACGGGCCGCCTGGACCATCGGCATGAGGTAGTGGCGAGCCAGCCATTCGACGGCGGGCACGCAGACTGCG
The Catellatospora sp. IY07-71 DNA segment above includes these coding regions:
- a CDS encoding ATP-dependent endonuclease, which encodes MRLASVKVSGFRSLRQVGPIPLRRPTILAGHNDAGKTAVIDAIAFLLGDYQITDDDPTFMALTSDADTERKRVDSIEVRGEFLPSESERTELGLPERIAIRRIWSEGGNLRLESEEQVPQDARLRGIASKTMPALREIARDFSVTVPAGSLKPVWVKTLEDFAKTQSAVIGWTPVRPDVRDAMPRLLRFGEAGSVEAAVKAALNDRYREHLDSDEFKLQVKELEQRLQNCILDDANDLISHIKVRCTDLVSVTVEPDVSFKGGLQRTRLRLARTDGEEVPLTSVGSGRSRRISLAIWEWTSDILRRDVDSGAAYSEERDVVIVYDEPDTHLDYLQQRRVMELIREQCDLPGVAMVVATHSMNLIDGAAIDDIIHLQLVDERTVAKRLLDDSSDAANTQHLADIAAALGLRNTVLLHERCFVGVEGASEQQAFPILFKLATGRSLQAAGVVIVACNNNEGALNFVGYLARSGRQTLMIVDADSGRNRLFSDTRLASVGLRKEHCHWLGLPDKELEYLFTDKQWADVGNRVWRRNDAANWTSENISALRGAAKFSKALEDLFATESDTGPASKTELVYELSRSLTRPEDIPKELRDAFSKLVGMAALDR
- the arfB gene encoding alternative ribosome rescue aminoacyl-tRNA hydrolase ArfB, with the protein product MAEDLTITDRIVIPASELRERFSRSSGPGGQGVNTADSRVELSYDVERSHALPEPLRARALERLAGRLTDGVLTIAASEHRAQLANREAARARLTALLREAIAPPPPPRRPTKMSKGAKQRRLDAKKHRGALKQLRRGAHD
- a CDS encoding very short patch repair endonuclease, with translation MSLAVLGDGRDPVGGTNRLEREGGVKATERPESWATSDGTRASMRANRSRDTKPELALRRAVHALGLRYRVCSRPLLEVRRTADMVFSRQKVAVYLDGCFWHGCPSHHRAPRANGEYWSAKVERNRARDRSTDQALADAGWLTIRVWEHEDMAEAALRVVSAVRSRSSKS
- a CDS encoding isopenicillin N synthase family oxygenase, with protein sequence MGAALPIIDLSADRATVAAAIQAACRDSGFFYLSGHGVPAELLKSLDAAAREFFALPEDAKMEIAMARGGRAWRGFFPVGGELTSGRPDLKEGLYFGLDLPDDDPRVLAGLPLHGSSLYPRQVPALAELVPAYAAALTRVAQDVMRAVAASLDLPDDYFASGYTADPTVLFRIFHYPPAPSGDDGWGVGEHTDYGLLTLLAQDENGGLQVHTPRGWVDAPPVPGTFVCNIGDMLDRLTGGYYRSTPHRVRNVSGNERLSFPFFFDPDFSAAVPPLPGRARTDASGRPRWDGQDLRAFTGTYGEYLLGKVGKVFPQLRGEVL